From the Solea solea chromosome 7, fSolSol10.1, whole genome shotgun sequence genome, the window tatttgccaTCATGTGGCCTTGTTTGGAATGAatgtagtttttaaataaaggcaaTGTCACTCTTAATTTTAATACATCAACAcacttttatagtttttttattattattctttaaacaggtaaaaaaaaatcatacatttacagcaggattgtttaaaaacatgcattcattGTATAAACTGCCTAGAGCTCATATAATCTCAGTTTAAATCTGTTTAATCTCTTCTGTGACCTGTATCTGTTGTTATTGGGCTCAGTGAGACTTTAACACTGAAACAATGACTGCCAGTTAAGAGGCCCAGCACTGTTTTCATGTGGCTCCCTCTAGTGGTCAGAGCTGCAGATCAGAACTGTCattgaggaacaaaaaaaacaccgtTTGCAAATTAGCTTCCTCATTTTTGTGTCACTAAGCAAAATTCTCACTGCAAAGCGCTTCGTAACAGCATATGATGTGTCCTTACAGACCCAACTCCAAACTTTAAAGCTTTAGTTCTGAGAATCTGAACTTTAAACTGCAGGACTACTGTGAGACTATATCAAAGTTAATACACCATCAGATTCGAGTAATTTCCTTTCCCGAGCTCGAGCTTTTGGTATCAGTTGTAGCAATGCTGTtcctgcctgcctgtgtgtCCTCGCTGATGAAGTGCAGTATGTTGCGAAGGGAGCGGTTCATGCTGTCTTTGAAGCCTCGGCCCAGACACACGTACAGCAGAGGGTTGAGGCAACTGTTGAAATATGCCAGGCAGATTGCTAAAACCTGTGCCAGGTAAAGCTTGGGCCTGTGAGGAGAAACCCGAGGGATCATCAACGTAAGGAAGTCCACAATGTGCAGAGGGAGCCAGCACAGGAAGAAGCTCAGCACCACAGCAATGATGATCCTCCGTGTCCGCTTGGAACGGTTCCGACCTCGTGTCAGTCccctctgtgttttattgtacaCCACCAAGTGACAGATAACAATCACCATGAATGGGAGGACGAATCCCAAAAGGAACTGAAAGGTTGTGATGACCCAGGCACTGGCTACAttattcactgtcacacactctcgCTTCTCTTCACCTGCTTTGATCTGCTTGGTGTAGACAAACTGGGGGATGCTGACGATCAGGGACAGGCACCAGACGGCAGCACAGCCACAGATGGCCTGCCTTGGTCGTCTGTTGTTCTGGCACCAGACGGGCTTGCTGACCATCAACCAGCGATCCACGCTGATCAAAACCAGCTGCAGGATGCTGCAGTACATCACCAGGTAAAACAGGCCCTTCACCAGCGTGCAGGCCAGTGCACCAAAGTGCCAGTGATCGTCGTGTGCTAACGGGACCAtgagcagagggagggagaggcagcACAGAAGGTCAGCCAGGGCGAGGTTGAGGAACCACAGTGACGTGACAGAGCGGGGCATGCAGTACCCCGTCACCCACACCACCACAGCGTTCCCAGGGACACCCAGCAGGACCACAAGGCCATAGAGGATCAGAGCCACTATCTGGATTGGTTGAATCTTTGGTGGCACAATGTCAGGAGGAAATATGGGCAAAGTGTAATTATAGTCATATGAAGATTGGTTATCCAGGTCCGAATCAAAATCCATTATTTGCGAGAGCTGTAGATTTAGAATACAGAATTGCAACCTGTTTAAATCACATCAGATGAACAACGGACAGTAGATTCTAGTGAAATTTAAGTCCAATTATTTTCTTAAACAAAAAATAGGTcaaatcacaaataaatgccaatgtcaaattacaaataaagttgattaTATTTAAATCACCTGACAaagtaataaatacatttggtaATATTTGAACTTACATGTTCAGCGGTCGGTTAAAGTTGTGCTCACACTTGTAACAGGAAAACACGGGGCTGTTCTGCTTTTAAGTGTCTTGCATAAGCCCATCCTTCATGCACACACCTACAAACACTCTGACCCCCAAAGCAAAGAAAGTGGCAGGACTATTTCaataaagtgatttttaaatTACGCATACATCCTTAGCaatgcatttttaatatttattaatgtattgtTGCTAAATGTCCTTCCATCTGTTTACTTTGAAGTTGCTGGTTTTTACTGTTaaactttattcatttaaactTAGAACGTCTCCTCCATGCATTTGTGACTAAGTGTGGTCTCAGTACACATTTGCAGCAATTACAACCGTGTAGTTGTGTTATTCCTGCTTCATGAAGCCTTCTGCTTATCTATTCAGTGCATCTGCTCTGTATTTTTACATCGTTCACCTTCCTTACAAATattgtgaatttaaatgttCTGCATATGGTTTTCCATATTCCATCGTAATTTGTGATTGATCTTATATTATTGAGTACCACCTTAATGTAGAATAAAGCGACAGTCCGGAagactttattcatttatttattttaataatcattttataataACACAACAACTTTTTCCATTTATATAAATTGTTCACAAATCAGGCTACTcacaaaatactgtataacTACACATTTCTATCAGTCCTACTTGCGTGTACAACTGCTGTAACGAAATATAAATAGAGCtgcccttcttttttttgcgaAATAAGCATTACAGTCCCCTGTTTTGGGTCAAATGTTCAAGTATCAGTCATCATTTGTCATTCACATGATGAACGATGAGTCATCCGCCttatgattaaaaatgacatcttaaaaaaaaattaaaaatcgaGAAAAATCTAAAACAACATGGGTTGATTCTAGGAACAGCCAATACATGGGGTAAAATGCTGATCTTTAATGAAGACATTGAGTTACTGGGTTCGGTCTGAATCAGAGATGACGCATAGATAATGAGCACAAGATGAAGAGAGTTTGTTGAGATGCTCGGATGTCATCTTTATGTCATCTGTGAGCCCTTTAAAATTAGGAAACAACTAGGGAAATGAAACACAAAGCCACAATGTCAGCAGAAGGTTTCCCACAAGTtcagaaagaaacacacagcaAAGACATTATATTGCTCAATTATTCCCAACGTCAGTGAGCTGTGACGTgtgatgggttagggttagggttagggttctcacacacactgtgatgtgtgtgtgagaatgtgtttgCCTTCACTCACTGTAATACAACTTAGAGCATGAATTCACAGTTGGCAACAGTTGCGTTTGTGTAGTAGTGTATAAAATTTGTGTAGTGTTTGTATTAACAtcgctttttcttcttttttttaggtcACACTTTGCCTAATCTCGGTTGCTACATTTGCTACGTTTTCTTCTGAAACTTGATGAGGATGTTTCCTCTTGAGTCATCCGAGGTGCAGCTCAGTCAGCAGTTGAGTCAGTTGAAGGCTGAAGTGCTGCTCGGTGGAAGTGTGGGGGTGTCATCTCGAAATGCGTCCGACTGTAGGTCTGTGTGAAAACAAGAGACACACTCCCTTTACATtgtgtttgggaaacacttaCAAGTACAGTGGCGTCCTTGTCACGCTAACACTGAGATCATGCAGCTCCCACTCAtgtaagacaaaaacaaatggatACTCTCATATAaacttctttctttcacacaaagtaaatattatatttgtgGTTTTTGGTCGCCATGAATAGACCCAAATTCCCCTAGTGGTTCAAAATAATTCCCTTTGCTTGTGCATAGTTTTAATACAACAGTGTTTTCTGCAGATCTggctttttccctttttcattttcaagttttAATTCTAAGTCCCAAGGCAGTTGGGCAGAAACCATCAGTCCCTGCTACAtagtcccttaccctaaccttaacccaattctaaccctaaaaccacccccaccccaaaaagccctttaaaagaCCAGCCATAATGTCCTTACTCTGTATGGATATTTGGTCATCACAAAGctagaaacacaacaacacacacacacacatacagttcaCCTTTGACCAAAAAGGCAAACAGCATGCCACAGAAACTGTGACTCTGCATGATTCCTGATAAGCAGGGTTTGTGGTGGCAACGCGATGATGACAAAATACTGACCTCGCAGACACTTTGGTTTCCCAGTACAGTGTTTTCTAATGTATATTCATAATGTATTCGAGGGACATTTAGCGCTGTGGCAACTAAAAAAATAGGAAGAATTACAAAGAACTAAACGAGAACAAACCATTTAGAGCCCTGCCTATATTTGTGCAGCCACAAATGTTTGAAGCAGACAGAAATGACCGTTTCATCTGCTGTTTGCCTGAAAATCCTCACTCCTGAAGTCACTGTGGAGTTTGGTTGAACAGTCAAACCTGTGTCCTTCAGTGACAGACCATGATTTCATGATGCACAACTGTCCCTCTGCCTCTATAGTTGCataacaaaaacaccaacaacaaaacactcctATAGGTTTTATTTCAAACCTATAGGATTTCACTTCGTTTAAGTTTTTCTAGCAAACTCACTGGTTCATTCCTTTTCGCCATGTCAATCAGAAGATCTTCATCTTCCTAAATATCTCACTTGCAGAGGGAAATGTCGCTATTTACATCTCGCTGAACACTGCATTTCAGATTCCCCTTTTGGATGCTCCAAATATGTCCAGtgacttcctctttctctccttttcctttttatttaacctttttttacTGCTGTAATTACACAGGGTTTTTCTGTTGGGGAAAGAAACCCAGTAGTTTATATGGTGAGTGGGTAAAGTGTTTTGAAGGACACATTAAAGTGAAAACAACTGTTTAAAAAATTGACTATAAAGTAGAGAGTATGAAAACATTCAGCTCACCAATGAGCGTCAAGCCTTGGTGCTGGTTCAGTATAACTgacgtttcctcttcctcctcctccccctcctcttcttcctcctctccccacTCTGCAATATTAGCCG encodes:
- the c5ar1 gene encoding C5a anaphylatoxin chemotactic receptor 1; amino-acid sequence: MDFDSDLDNQSSYDYNYTLPIFPPDIVPPKIQPIQIVALILYGLVVLLGVPGNAVVVWVTGYCMPRSVTSLWFLNLALADLLCCLSLPLLMVPLAHDDHWHFGALACTLVKGLFYLVMYCSILQLVLISVDRWLMVSKPVWCQNNRRPRQAICGCAAVWCLSLIVSIPQFVYTKQIKAGEEKRECVTVNNVASAWVITTFQFLLGFVLPFMVIVICHLVVYNKTQRGLTRGRNRSKRTRRIIIAVVLSFFLCWLPLHIVDFLTLMIPRVSPHRPKLYLAQVLAICLAYFNSCLNPLLYVCLGRGFKDSMNRSLRNILHFISEDTQAGRNSIATTDTKSSSSGKEITRI